A window of uncultured Draconibacterium sp. contains these coding sequences:
- a CDS encoding polysaccharide deacetylase family protein — MKKVIGILFLCISFVSNAQFAWPDGKKAAVVFTYDDGLDGHLDIAVPQLDEYGFKGTFYCTGNSQSLNKRTNEWRAIAKNGHELGNHTLFHPCLGENRDWVKPEYDLNNYTLEQIVAEIETANTLLKAIDGKTERSFAYTCGDYKAGNDDFTKNIEEIFVGARLDGPIPETMDDFDVIKACSWGVDEPTSEDLIAYVNEAREKGTIAVFMFHSVGGGYLNVGEEPHRALLKYVNENSNDFYNDTFLNVIKYIKANR; from the coding sequence ATGAAAAAGGTAATTGGTATTTTGTTCTTGTGTATTTCGTTCGTTTCGAATGCACAATTTGCCTGGCCCGACGGTAAAAAAGCTGCCGTGGTTTTTACCTACGACGATGGTTTAGACGGGCATCTTGATATTGCTGTTCCGCAATTGGATGAATACGGCTTTAAGGGAACTTTTTATTGTACAGGTAATTCGCAAAGTTTAAACAAAAGAACCAATGAGTGGCGTGCCATTGCAAAGAACGGACATGAACTGGGCAATCACACGCTTTTTCATCCTTGTTTGGGTGAAAACAGAGATTGGGTAAAACCGGAGTACGATTTGAATAATTATACGCTTGAGCAAATAGTAGCTGAAATAGAAACTGCAAATACTCTTTTAAAAGCCATTGATGGTAAAACGGAACGAAGTTTTGCTTACACCTGCGGCGATTACAAGGCCGGAAATGACGACTTTACAAAAAACATTGAGGAAATATTTGTAGGGGCACGTTTAGATGGTCCCATTCCGGAAACGATGGACGATTTTGATGTGATTAAAGCCTGTTCGTGGGGAGTGGATGAACCAACTTCTGAAGACTTAATTGCCTATGTTAACGAAGCGCGCGAGAAAGGAACCATTGCTGTTTTTATGTTTCACAGTGTTGGTGGAGGGTATTTAAATGTTGGCGAAGAACCACATCGTGCCCTGCTAAAATATGTAAACGAAAACAGCAACGATTTTTACAACGATACCTTTTTAAACGTAATTAAATACATTAAAGCAAACCGATAG
- a CDS encoding glycoside hydrolase family 15 protein yields MKNMNYAVIGNCKSAALISEKGSIDWYCAPDFNSASVFAKILDDEIGGSFEIICDDSYSIKQSYIRSTNIVSTTFTSGNDCFEVIDFMPRYKNNGDYFNPSEIIRYFRYRSGNPVFSILYNPKMEYAKYDTEIVAEDEYIKSSTTEGEYDSIYLYTNIDKEAIIQQKPIHLKEDAYVLLAYDEKLLTQTLDRQYLKLQKTKVYWLDWANSLTSFKSYNKEIVRSALVLKLLSYDKTGAVLAAATTSLPESIGEERNWDYRFCWIRDASMAIKIMSKLGHLNTVKRFMKFIIDIIPDKDEKIQIMYGINREKKLTEEELTHLKGYKNSSPVRIGNAAYEQKQNDIYGVLVDVIYQQFIQFKISLENSESLWTIVRSIVRIVENNWQKPDKGIWEIRTDEKHFTFSKVLCWVAIDRAIKIADIIHKEKYLNDWQKLADTIKSDILKNAWNDEKGAFTQFYGSKDMDAANLLMESYGFIDAKDPKYIQTVVETEKELCYNGLMYRYKNQDDFGLPTSSFTICTFWLINALDAVGQRKKAKQMFDQLLKYSNHVGLFSEDLDFETKELLGNFPQAYSHLALIDTAINLSKGKITEDEQILEAIH; encoded by the coding sequence ATGAAAAACATGAATTATGCCGTTATCGGAAACTGCAAAAGTGCAGCACTTATTTCCGAGAAAGGTTCGATTGACTGGTACTGTGCTCCCGATTTTAACTCGGCTTCGGTATTTGCAAAAATCCTTGACGATGAAATTGGTGGCAGTTTCGAAATTATTTGCGACGACAGTTACTCGATAAAACAAAGCTATATACGATCGACAAACATTGTATCAACCACATTTACTAGTGGCAACGATTGTTTTGAAGTCATTGATTTTATGCCACGTTACAAAAACAATGGCGACTATTTTAATCCATCGGAGATAATCAGGTATTTCAGATACAGATCGGGCAACCCTGTATTTTCTATTTTGTACAATCCGAAAATGGAATATGCAAAATACGATACTGAAATTGTTGCCGAAGACGAATACATAAAAAGCTCGACAACCGAAGGCGAGTACGATTCGATTTATCTCTACACCAATATCGACAAGGAAGCCATTATTCAGCAAAAACCAATTCACCTAAAAGAGGATGCATACGTTTTACTGGCTTACGACGAAAAACTGCTGACTCAAACCTTAGACCGCCAATACCTGAAACTGCAAAAAACCAAAGTTTACTGGCTGGACTGGGCCAACAGTTTAACCTCGTTTAAAAGTTACAACAAAGAAATTGTGCGAAGCGCGCTGGTTCTAAAACTGCTGAGTTACGACAAAACGGGAGCTGTTTTAGCAGCTGCAACCACATCGTTGCCTGAGTCGATTGGTGAGGAACGAAACTGGGATTACCGTTTTTGCTGGATTCGCGATGCCTCAATGGCCATTAAAATTATGTCGAAACTCGGCCACCTGAATACGGTTAAACGTTTTATGAAGTTTATTATCGATATTATTCCCGATAAGGATGAAAAGATACAGATCATGTATGGAATAAATCGTGAGAAAAAATTAACAGAAGAAGAACTCACACACCTAAAGGGATACAAAAATTCGTCACCCGTTCGTATTGGAAATGCAGCCTACGAGCAAAAACAAAACGATATTTACGGAGTTTTGGTCGATGTTATTTACCAGCAATTTATCCAGTTCAAGATCTCTCTCGAAAACAGTGAATCGCTGTGGACCATTGTTCGGAGTATTGTTCGTATTGTGGAAAACAACTGGCAAAAACCCGACAAGGGAATTTGGGAAATCAGAACCGACGAAAAACATTTTACCTTTTCGAAGGTGTTGTGCTGGGTTGCCATTGACAGAGCCATAAAAATTGCCGACATCATTCACAAAGAAAAATACCTGAATGATTGGCAAAAATTAGCCGACACAATTAAAAGCGATATCCTTAAAAATGCATGGAACGATGAGAAAGGTGCCTTCACCCAATTTTACGGATCGAAGGACATGGACGCAGCCAATTTATTAATGGAATCATACGGTTTTATTGATGCAAAAGATCCAAAATACATTCAAACCGTGGTTGAAACAGAAAAGGAACTTTGTTACAACGGACTGATGTACAGGTATAAAAACCAGGATGATTTCGGACTTCCAACGTCATCGTTTACCATCTGTACTTTTTGGCTGATAAATGCACTCGATGCGGTAGGACAACGAAAAAAAGCAAAACAAATGTTCGACCAGTTGCTCAAATACAGCAACCATGTTGGACTGTTTAGCGAAGATCTTGACTTTGAAACCAAAGAGCTTTTGGGAAATTTCCCGCAAGCCTATTCGCATTTAGCACTTATCGATACAGCAATAAATCTTTCGAAAGGAAAAATTACGGAAGACGAACAAATCCTGGAAGCGATACATTAA
- a CDS encoding carboxypeptidase-like regulatory domain-containing protein, which translates to MKTAQFYFFISFILLFNFTSPAQQNNTIRGQIIDSESHKPIPHAEVFISGTTVGCITDTAGIFQIKPPYFPCTLVADHVAYESFVKPLEHGVNLQIDLRPSNYSLPEIAVKGKDKRKRNLRFFYSHFIKENRDQIKILNDSALIFQRDKMQFIAKTNEPLLLVNDYLGYKVKVILDEFKVYALDGPNGKPIPLNSIDGGEVLQMSGYYFYEPLEKQFPNKKSDYTLNRQTSYYGSYRHFLKSIYDENLGQQGYEIEVIPNDIAAAFFRLPSNGQNNDAKQYTSKANSLKVHYYFNSKQRPVPLENIEEYFQVTQRTSIIHLTGKPFFIRQNGTSPQLPLIIEGGMEIKNFANSLPEDYIPPIN; encoded by the coding sequence ATGAAAACAGCCCAATTCTACTTTTTTATAAGCTTTATACTGCTTTTTAACTTTACTTCCCCGGCTCAGCAAAACAATACCATAAGAGGCCAAATAATCGATTCAGAATCGCACAAGCCAATTCCCCATGCCGAGGTTTTTATTTCAGGCACAACCGTTGGATGTATTACAGATACGGCCGGAATATTTCAAATAAAACCGCCTTATTTCCCTTGTACTTTGGTGGCCGACCATGTTGCTTACGAATCGTTTGTTAAACCTCTGGAACATGGCGTAAATCTGCAAATAGATCTCAGGCCTTCCAATTATTCGCTGCCCGAAATTGCAGTGAAAGGCAAGGACAAACGAAAACGAAATCTCCGTTTCTTTTACTCTCACTTTATTAAAGAGAACCGAGACCAAATTAAAATCCTAAATGATTCTGCGCTGATTTTCCAACGAGATAAAATGCAATTTATAGCCAAAACCAACGAACCGTTGTTGCTTGTAAATGATTATCTGGGGTATAAAGTAAAAGTAATTTTAGATGAGTTTAAAGTATATGCTTTGGATGGTCCAAACGGAAAGCCAATTCCTTTAAATTCGATCGATGGTGGAGAAGTGCTGCAAATGAGCGGATATTATTTCTACGAACCTCTGGAAAAACAGTTTCCCAACAAAAAATCCGACTACACGCTTAACCGCCAAACTTCATATTATGGCTCGTACCGCCATTTTTTAAAATCGATTTACGATGAAAATTTAGGACAACAAGGATATGAAATAGAGGTAATTCCAAACGATATTGCTGCAGCTTTTTTTCGTCTGCCATCAAATGGACAGAATAACGATGCCAAACAGTATACCAGCAAAGCAAATTCGTTAAAAGTACACTACTATTTTAATTCGAAGCAGCGTCCGGTTCCGTTGGAGAATATCGAAGAATATTTCCAGGTAACACAACGCACTTCAATAATTCACCTTACAGGGAAGCCTTTTTTCATCCGGCAAAATGGCACCAGCCCGCAACTTCCTCTGATTATTGAGGGTGGTATGGAGATTAAAAATTTTGCCAATTCATTGCCAGAAGATTACATACCTCCTATAAACTAA
- a CDS encoding MarR family transcriptional regulator: MDTTEILIKIRKIVRSVDIESKKIQKEYGVSIPQVLCLNFLRDSKNYQSTQGEIRKFLNLNSSTVSGIINRLERKGYLARLPKSGDKRVVNIALTSAGDTLLSKMPSLLHEQLSEKLAQLDAELLQQVEKGLETLVTIMDIEKVNASPMLTMEEDLEESFDNQDI; encoded by the coding sequence ATGGATACCACAGAAATTTTAATAAAAATCAGAAAAATTGTTCGCTCGGTTGATATTGAGTCGAAAAAAATCCAAAAAGAATATGGTGTAAGTATTCCACAGGTTTTGTGCCTTAACTTTTTACGCGATTCCAAAAATTACCAGTCAACCCAAGGCGAAATCCGCAAATTTCTGAATTTAAATTCGAGCACGGTAAGTGGTATTATTAACCGGCTCGAGCGAAAAGGTTATCTGGCACGATTGCCTAAATCGGGAGATAAAAGGGTAGTTAACATTGCCCTGACTTCAGCCGGAGATACTTTGCTGAGTAAAATGCCGTCGTTGTTGCACGAACAGCTTTCAGAAAAACTTGCCCAATTGGATGCCGAACTACTTCAGCAGGTTGAAAAAGGCCTCGAAACCCTCGTTACCATAATGGACATTGAAAAAGTGAATGCTTCGCCAATGTTAACCATGGAAGAGGATTTGGAGGAGTCTTTTGACAACCAGGATATCTGA
- the era gene encoding GTPase Era has protein sequence MAHKAGFVNIVGNPNVGKSTIMNALVGEKLSIITQKMQTTRHRIKGIVSGEDFQIVYSDTPGILKPSYKLQESMMRFVDTALIDADVILFVTDVKEKVDKNPEYIEKVRKSNMPVIVLINKIDLSNQEEVVKLFDYWGGVFPGADIFPISALEKFNIEPIFDRILELLPEGPAFFGKDELTDRNERFFMQEIVREKILLHYQKEIPYSVEVEVEEFKESDKIINIRTVIHVARDSQKGIIIGHQGKMIKRVGTEARKDAEEFFEKKIFLELYVKVAKDWREKDGALKQFGYDKF, from the coding sequence ATGGCACATAAAGCAGGATTTGTGAATATTGTTGGCAATCCGAATGTTGGTAAATCAACAATAATGAATGCGCTGGTAGGCGAGAAACTCTCGATTATTACCCAGAAAATGCAAACCACCCGCCACCGCATTAAAGGAATTGTGAGTGGTGAAGATTTCCAGATTGTTTATTCCGATACCCCGGGTATTTTAAAACCAAGTTACAAATTGCAAGAGTCGATGATGCGCTTTGTTGACACGGCATTAATTGATGCTGATGTGATTTTGTTTGTAACCGATGTAAAGGAGAAAGTGGATAAAAATCCGGAATACATCGAGAAAGTTCGTAAATCGAACATGCCGGTAATCGTACTGATTAATAAAATTGATCTATCGAACCAGGAAGAAGTGGTAAAATTGTTTGACTACTGGGGAGGAGTTTTCCCGGGAGCAGATATTTTCCCGATTTCCGCTCTCGAAAAATTTAATATTGAACCTATTTTCGACCGAATTCTGGAATTGCTTCCCGAAGGTCCTGCCTTTTTTGGAAAGGATGAATTGACTGACCGTAACGAACGTTTTTTTATGCAGGAAATCGTTCGCGAAAAAATATTGTTGCATTATCAGAAAGAGATTCCATACTCAGTGGAAGTGGAAGTTGAGGAATTTAAGGAAAGTGATAAGATAATCAACATTCGAACTGTAATTCACGTGGCACGCGATAGCCAGAAAGGAATTATTATCGGGCATCAGGGGAAAATGATTAAAAGAGTGGGAACTGAAGCACGCAAAGATGCCGAGGAGTTTTTTGAGAAAAAAATATTCCTCGAGTTGTATGTGAAGGTAGCCAAAGACTGGCGTGAAAAGGACGGAGCGTTAAAACAATTCGGATACGATAAATTCTAG
- a CDS encoding LL-diaminopimelate aminotransferase: protein MALINENYLKLQAGYLFPEIGRRVSEFIEANPDKKVIKMGIGDVTQPLVPSVVKAFHEGVDEMAKGDTFKGYGPEQGYAFLREAIAKNSYQDNGIDISAGEIFVSDGSKCDTGNIQEIFGGDNKIAICDPVYPVYADTTVMSGKTGTCQSNGYYDGIIYMPCTKENGFIPELPVETPDLIFLCYPNNPTGTVASKEELKKWVDYATEKNAIILYDAAYEAFITEDGIPRSIYEIEGAKKVAIEFRSFSKTAGFTGTRCATTVIPNELVAYDSAGKAHSVKALWNRRQSTKFNGVSYPVQKAAAAIYTEEGKKEVAEVISYYLENAKIMRASLAEIGYEVYGGVNAPYVWVRTKNDTTSWDFFDKVLNEANVVGTPGSGFGPAGEGYFRFSAFADRENVLEAMERIKNLS from the coding sequence ATGGCATTAATTAATGAAAATTACCTGAAACTTCAGGCAGGATATCTTTTCCCTGAAATTGGGCGAAGAGTAAGTGAATTTATTGAGGCAAACCCGGATAAAAAAGTAATTAAAATGGGTATTGGCGACGTTACCCAACCTTTGGTTCCCAGTGTTGTAAAAGCGTTTCACGAAGGTGTTGACGAAATGGCAAAAGGCGATACTTTTAAAGGTTACGGTCCGGAACAAGGCTACGCTTTCCTTCGCGAAGCCATTGCAAAAAACTCGTACCAGGACAATGGAATTGATATTTCGGCCGGTGAAATTTTTGTTTCGGATGGTTCGAAATGTGATACCGGAAACATTCAGGAGATTTTTGGAGGCGACAATAAAATTGCCATTTGCGATCCGGTATACCCGGTTTACGCCGACACTACTGTTATGAGTGGAAAAACCGGCACTTGCCAGTCGAATGGTTATTACGACGGAATTATTTATATGCCATGTACAAAGGAAAATGGTTTTATTCCTGAATTGCCCGTTGAAACTCCCGATCTGATTTTCTTGTGCTACCCAAATAATCCAACCGGAACTGTTGCATCAAAAGAAGAGCTGAAAAAATGGGTGGATTATGCCACTGAAAAAAATGCCATTATTTTATACGATGCTGCTTACGAAGCATTTATTACTGAAGATGGAATTCCGCGTTCAATTTACGAAATTGAAGGAGCCAAAAAAGTAGCCATCGAATTCCGAAGTTTTTCGAAAACAGCCGGTTTTACAGGTACACGTTGCGCTACAACAGTTATTCCTAACGAATTGGTAGCCTATGATTCTGCAGGCAAAGCGCATTCGGTAAAAGCACTTTGGAACCGCCGCCAGTCTACCAAATTCAACGGAGTTTCGTACCCGGTGCAAAAAGCTGCTGCAGCCATTTATACCGAAGAAGGTAAAAAAGAGGTTGCTGAAGTTATTTCGTACTACCTTGAAAATGCAAAAATAATGCGCGCCAGCTTAGCAGAAATTGGTTACGAAGTTTATGGCGGAGTAAATGCACCTTATGTTTGGGTGAGAACAAAAAACGATACAACTTCGTGGGACTTTTTCGACAAAGTACTTAACGAAGCCAATGTGGTAGGAACTCCCGGTTCAGGTTTTGGACCTGCAGGCGAAGGCTATTTCCGCTTTTCAGCTTTTGCAGATCGCGAAAATGTGCTTGAAGCAATGGAACGAATTAAAAATTTGAGCTAA
- the dapF gene encoding diaminopimelate epimerase: protein MQNFFVKTHGLGNDYIVLNQEEISFELTEQAIVRICDVHFGIGSDGILLKVSSSKADFGLRILNPDGSEAEKSGNGLRIFAKYLYDYGFASEKTFSIETPGGLVKAEIIEEKDGKAFLIKVDMGKAIFESKKIPVNCENNECIGETLQLADRKYEMNCVSVGNPHCIILKDELSEDEIKTYGSEIENHKMFPNRINVQFAKVVSPNEVEVLIWERGAGWTLASGSSSCAVACTVVRRGLTERKLTIKMPGGDLKIEIDEDWEIRMTGEVREICSGTLSHELIQDL from the coding sequence ATGCAAAACTTCTTTGTAAAAACCCACGGTTTAGGAAACGATTACATTGTTCTAAATCAGGAAGAAATATCATTTGAATTAACAGAACAGGCCATTGTTCGTATTTGTGACGTACATTTTGGAATCGGTTCCGACGGGATTCTGTTAAAAGTGTCGAGTTCAAAAGCTGATTTTGGACTTCGTATTTTAAATCCTGATGGTTCGGAAGCCGAAAAAAGTGGAAATGGATTGCGCATTTTTGCAAAGTACCTGTACGATTACGGTTTTGCTTCTGAAAAAACATTCAGTATTGAAACGCCAGGAGGACTTGTAAAAGCTGAGATTATTGAAGAAAAGGATGGGAAGGCATTTCTGATAAAAGTGGATATGGGAAAAGCAATTTTCGAATCGAAAAAAATACCCGTGAACTGCGAAAATAATGAGTGTATTGGCGAAACCTTACAATTGGCAGATCGCAAATACGAAATGAACTGTGTTTCGGTGGGAAATCCGCATTGTATTATTTTAAAAGACGAATTGAGCGAGGATGAAATTAAAACCTATGGTTCTGAAATTGAAAATCATAAAATGTTTCCAAACCGGATTAACGTTCAGTTTGCTAAAGTTGTTTCGCCAAACGAAGTAGAGGTTTTAATCTGGGAACGCGGCGCGGGTTGGACTTTAGCTTCAGGAAGCTCGTCGTGTGCAGTCGCTTGTACGGTTGTAAGACGAGGATTAACAGAACGCAAACTCACCATAAAAATGCCGGGTGGCGACCTGAAAATTGAGATAGATGAAGATTGGGAAATTCGCATGACTGGAGAAGTGCGCGAAATTTGTTCGGGAACATTGAGTCATGAATTAATTCAAGACTTATGA
- the der gene encoding ribosome biogenesis GTPase Der yields MSSRIIAIVGRPNVGKSTMFNRLIEQRKAIVNETAGVTRDRNYGKGEWNGVDFSVIDTGGYVVNSDDIFEAEINKQVHLAIDEADVITFVVDVESGITDLDDAIATILRKSGKKVILVVNKVDNHNRIPDAQEFYGLGLGEIYCISSMTGSGTGEMLDALVELFPDKDSLEEEHELPYLSVVGRPNVGKSSFINALIGEDRNIVTDVAGTTRDAIHTRYNKFGHDFMIVDTAGLRKKPKVSEDLEFYSVLRSVRTIENSDVCLLLIDATRGVEAQDVNIFNLAVKNKKGVVILVNKWDLIDKDTMTTKKLTEEIQKRLAPFVDVPILFISALTKQRVHKALEVAMEVNANRKQRIKTSELNEVLLEAIETYGPPSVKGKYIKIKYCTQLPSPTPAFALFANLPQYIKEPYRRYIENQLRDNFNFTGVPIQIYFRQK; encoded by the coding sequence ATGAGTAGTAGAATAATAGCAATAGTTGGAAGACCAAATGTTGGTAAATCGACAATGTTTAATCGCCTGATTGAACAAAGAAAAGCAATTGTTAACGAAACCGCAGGTGTAACACGCGACCGGAACTATGGAAAAGGTGAGTGGAACGGAGTGGACTTTTCGGTAATTGATACGGGTGGTTATGTAGTAAATTCAGACGATATTTTTGAAGCAGAAATTAACAAACAAGTGCACCTGGCCATTGATGAGGCCGACGTAATCACTTTTGTTGTGGATGTGGAATCGGGAATTACCGACCTTGATGATGCAATTGCCACCATCTTAAGGAAAAGTGGGAAAAAAGTGATTCTTGTGGTAAACAAGGTTGATAACCATAACCGAATTCCTGATGCTCAAGAGTTTTACGGATTAGGATTGGGCGAGATTTATTGTATTTCGTCGATGACAGGAAGTGGGACAGGAGAGATGTTAGATGCTCTGGTGGAGCTTTTTCCCGATAAAGATTCTTTGGAAGAGGAACATGAATTGCCGTACTTGTCGGTAGTTGGGCGTCCAAACGTTGGTAAATCATCGTTTATTAATGCGTTGATTGGAGAGGATAGAAACATTGTAACTGATGTTGCCGGTACTACCCGCGATGCAATTCATACACGTTACAATAAGTTCGGTCACGATTTTATGATTGTGGATACCGCCGGTTTGCGAAAAAAACCCAAGGTAAGTGAAGACCTGGAATTTTATTCGGTTTTACGTTCAGTGCGAACCATTGAAAATTCAGATGTTTGTTTGTTGTTGATTGATGCTACTCGTGGTGTAGAAGCGCAGGACGTAAACATTTTTAACCTGGCAGTGAAAAATAAAAAGGGAGTGGTTATTTTGGTTAACAAGTGGGATTTGATTGACAAAGACACCATGACAACCAAAAAACTGACAGAAGAGATTCAGAAGCGTTTGGCTCCTTTTGTCGATGTTCCAATTCTTTTTATTTCGGCGTTAACAAAACAACGGGTACATAAAGCTTTGGAAGTTGCCATGGAAGTGAATGCTAACCGCAAACAACGAATAAAAACTTCGGAACTAAACGAGGTGTTGCTGGAAGCGATTGAAACTTACGGGCCACCTTCGGTTAAAGGGAAATATATTAAAATTAAATATTGCACGCAGTTGCCATCGCCAACGCCGGCTTTTGCTTTGTTTGCCAACTTACCGCAATACATTAAAGAGCCGTATCGCCGTTACATTGAAAACCAGTTGCGCGATAACTTTAATTTTACGGGTGTTCCAATCCAGATTTATTTCCGACAGAAGTAG